Part of the Streptomyces sp. NBC_01353 genome, CTGTCGGGACGCGCGCCTTGTGAGCGTGGTGCGCCCGGTGGGGGAGGCCGGCACCGGCGGGAGTGGTCGCACCCCGCCGGGATCCACGCCCCTGACGCCGTATCGCGTCTCGGGACCCGGCCCACAGGTCGTTCACTGTCATCGAGGTTGGCGGAGCCGACCTCACGCAGAAAGAGGACCTTGTCGCACGAAGCGAGCCAAAGGTCCCCGATTACCGCAACTGATGCCTCGCCACCATACGACACGACAGTGGCCGATATGGAAGGACTTGAGAGATGGATCACAGGTGATCTAGGAACCAACAGGCCTCATTCAAAGGTCATGTGCAGGTTACCCACCTTGATCCGCAGGAGCCCCCGCGGCCCTGTGGATCACGCCCCGAGGCGTCCGCCGTGCGGACTACCATCACCCCATGACCCGTGTACTGCTCGCCGAGGACGACGCATCCATCTCGGAGCCGCTGGCCCGTGCGCTGCGGAGAGAGGGATACGAGGTCGAGGTGCGGGAGGACGGACCCACCGCCCTCGACGCCGGACTCCAGGGCGGAGTCGATCTCGTCGTGCTCGACCTCGGACTGCCCGGCATGGACGGCCTGGAGGTCGCCCGGCGGCTGCGCGCCGAGGGCCACACGGTTCCGATCCTGGTGCTCACCGCCCGCGCCGACGAGGTCGACACCGTCGTCGGGCTGGACGCGGGCGCCGACGACTACGTCACCAAGCCCTTCCGTCTCGCCGAGCTCCTCGCCCGTGTCCGGGCCCTGCTCCGGCGCGGCGCCACCGAGCCGGCCGCCGCGCCCGCGACGCACGGGGTCCGGATCGACGTCGAGTCGCACCGCGCCTGGATGGGCGACGAGGAGCTCCAGCTCACGGCGAAGGAGTTCGACCTGCTCCGGGTCCTCGTCCGGGACGCCGGCCGGGTCGTCACCCGCGACCAGCTGATGCGTGAGGTCTGGGACACCACGTGGTGGTCGTCGACCAAGACCCTCGACATGCACATCTCCTGGCTCCGCAAGAAGCTCGGCGACGACGCGGCGAACCCGCGCTACATCGCCACGGTCCGAGGCGTCGGCTTCCGCTTCGAGAAGAGCTAGCCCCGGAAGGGGCCCTCTTCCCCGGCAGGAGCCTGCGCTCCCCGCAGGAGCCGGCAGAGTGAGCCAGGGCCCCGCGCCCCGCGCGCCGTAGGCTCGGGGGCGTGCCCCACACCCCCGCCCGGAGGACCGCCCCGTGCGTCGCCGTCTGATCAACTCCACGCTCGCCGTCGTCCTCGTCGTCATCGCCGTCTTCGGGGTGTCCCTCGTCATCGTCGAGACGCGGACCATCTCCTCCAGCGCCCAGGAAAGCGTGGACTCCGAGGCCGTACGCCTGGTCTCCATCGTCGACAGCCGGCTCATCGGCGGGGAGCCCGTCAACCCGGACATCCTCGCCGAGCAGAGCGGTGCCAAGCGGTACGCCCTGATCGAGATCCCCGGCCGCGCCCCCATCGAGATCGGCGCCCGCCCCGAGGGCAGCGTCATCCGCGGCACCGCCGCGGGCGAGCGCGGGGAGACCGTCACCGTCGAGGAGTCCCGCTCCACCATCACCTCCGAGGTGGGCCGCACCCTCCTGATCATCGGCGCCGTGGCCCTGCTGGCCGTCGTGGCCGCCGTGCTGCTCGCCGTACGCCAGGCCAACCGGCTGACGTCCCCGCTCACCGACCTCGCCGAGACCGCCGAACGCCTCGGTTCGGGCGACCCCCGCCCGCGCCACAAGCGGTACGGCGTGGCGGAGCTGGACCGGGTCGCCGACGTCCTGGACGCCTCTGCCGAGCGGATCGCCCGGATGCTCACCGCCGAGCGCCGGCTCGCCGCGGACGCCTCGCACCAGCTCCGTACGCCCCTCACGGCGCTCTCCATGCGCTTGGAGGAGGTCGCCGTCGCCGACGACCTCGACACGGTCAAGGAGGAGGCGACGATCGCGCTCACGCAGGTGGAGCGGCTCACCGACGTCGTGGAGCGGCTGCTGACCAACTCGCGCGACCCGCGCACGGGCTCCGCCATCGCCTTCGACCTCGACGAGGTCGTCAAGCAGCAGATCGAGGAGTGGCGCCCCGCCTACCGCAGCGCGGGCCGGGCCATCGTCCACTCGGGCAAGCAGGGGATGCGCGCGGTGGGCACCCCGGGGGCCGTGGCCCAGGTCCTCGCCGCGCTGATCGAGAACTCGCTCATGCACGGCGGCGGCACCGTCGCCCTGCGCACCCGCGTCACCGGCAACCAGTCCGTGATCGAGGTCACCGACGAGGGCCCGGGCGTTCCCGCCGATCTCGGCGCGCGGATCTTCGAGCGGACCATCAGCGGCCGTAACTCCACCGGCATCGGACTCGCCGTCGCCCGGGACCTCGCGGAGGCGGACGGAGGCCGGCTCGAGCTGCTCCAGCAGCAGCCTCCGGTGTTCGCGCTCTTCCTGGGCCGCGAGGTCAGGAGCCGCAAGGACCAGGAGCGCCCGGTCCGCTAGCGAACGGGGCGCTCCTGAGGGCGTCGGAGGGGTGTCGTAGGGGCGTCCGGGGCGTTCGGAGCGTGCCGGTGGGAAAGCCCCCTACAGCACCCGGTCCGGCTGCTTCCTGGTCGTCTGCGACGGCGGAGCCTGCTCCAGGAACGATTCGGCGGTCTGGACCGCCTCCCGCGCCGGCAGCGTCCGGAACACCCAGGTCCGGTACGACCAGAACCGGAACAGCGTCGCGACGCCGATCCCCAGGAACTTGAAGACGTTGCTCTGAAGGGGGGTGTCCCAGCCGAACCCGTACGTCGCCGCGTACAGGATGCCGTTCTGGATCACCAGGCCGGCGACGCTGAACAGCAGGAAGAGCGTCAGCTCCTTCGTCCGGCTGCTCTTGTCGCGGTCCCGGTACGTGAAGTACCGGAAGCCCAGGTAGTTGAAGCCGATCGCGACGACGGTGGCGATGATGCTCGCCCGTACGACGGGGACCTCCGTGAGATGGCGTACGAGGTTGAAGACCCCGAGGTCCACCAGGAGGCCGACACCACCGACGGCACCGAACTTCGCGAACTCGCGCGTGAGCCGATCAAGCCGCACACGCAGTGCGCCGGGTTCACTCATGGTGATTGCTCAGCCCCGTCCGTTCGGTTTCGTCGACCCAGCCATGCTAACCAGACCGTCTGGCACCTGCCCGGGGACATTGCAAACCACGGAAAAACCCCGGCGAGCTGTCGTAAAGCACAGGCGGGGGAGGCTTCGCGCATGGTGCGGATACCCTAAGAGGGTGACGTTCCCGGTAGTCGGCATGGTCGGTGGCGGTCAGCTCGCCCGTATGACCCACGAGGCGGGTATCCCCCTCGGCATCAAGTTCAAGCTGCTCAGTGACACCCCGCAGGACTCGGCGGCCCAGGTGGTGAGCGAGGTCGTCATCGGCGACTATCGCGACCTGGCTACGCTGCGTGACTTCGCGCGCGGCTGTGACGTGATCAC contains:
- a CDS encoding response regulator transcription factor; translation: MTRVLLAEDDASISEPLARALRREGYEVEVREDGPTALDAGLQGGVDLVVLDLGLPGMDGLEVARRLRAEGHTVPILVLTARADEVDTVVGLDAGADDYVTKPFRLAELLARVRALLRRGATEPAAAPATHGVRIDVESHRAWMGDEELQLTAKEFDLLRVLVRDAGRVVTRDQLMREVWDTTWWSSTKTLDMHISWLRKKLGDDAANPRYIATVRGVGFRFEKS
- a CDS encoding ATP-binding protein encodes the protein MRRRLINSTLAVVLVVIAVFGVSLVIVETRTISSSAQESVDSEAVRLVSIVDSRLIGGEPVNPDILAEQSGAKRYALIEIPGRAPIEIGARPEGSVIRGTAAGERGETVTVEESRSTITSEVGRTLLIIGAVALLAVVAAVLLAVRQANRLTSPLTDLAETAERLGSGDPRPRHKRYGVAELDRVADVLDASAERIARMLTAERRLAADASHQLRTPLTALSMRLEEVAVADDLDTVKEEATIALTQVERLTDVVERLLTNSRDPRTGSAIAFDLDEVVKQQIEEWRPAYRSAGRAIVHSGKQGMRAVGTPGAVAQVLAALIENSLMHGGGTVALRTRVTGNQSVIEVTDEGPGVPADLGARIFERTISGRNSTGIGLAVARDLAEADGGRLELLQQQPPVFALFLGREVRSRKDQERPVR
- a CDS encoding GtrA family protein, with the translated sequence MSEPGALRVRLDRLTREFAKFGAVGGVGLLVDLGVFNLVRHLTEVPVVRASIIATVVAIGFNYLGFRYFTYRDRDKSSRTKELTLFLLFSVAGLVIQNGILYAATYGFGWDTPLQSNVFKFLGIGVATLFRFWSYRTWVFRTLPAREAVQTAESFLEQAPPSQTTRKQPDRVL